The Leucoraja erinacea ecotype New England chromosome 29, Leri_hhj_1, whole genome shotgun sequence genome has a window encoding:
- the dda1 gene encoding DET1- and DDB1-associated protein 1, whose amino-acid sequence MADFLKGLPVYNESNFSRFHADSVCKASNRRPSVYLPTREYPSEQIIVTEKTNILLRYLHQQWDKKNAAKKRDQEQVDIEGESSAPPRKIARTDSQDMIEDT is encoded by the exons GCGGACTTCTTGAAAGGACTGCCAGTCTACAATGAGAGCAATTTCAGCCGGTTTCACGCAGACTCCGTTTGCAAAGCTTCG AATAGAAGACCGTCTGTATACCTGCCAACACGAGAGTACCCGTCGGAACAGA TCATTGTGACAGAGAAGACCAACATTTTGCTTCGATACCTCCATCAGCAATGGGACAAAAAG AATGCAGCAAAGAAACGAGATCAAGAGCAAGTGGACATTGAAGGCGAGAGCTCGGCACCGCCACGAAAAATCGCCCGCACAGACAGCCAGGATATGATCGAAGACACCTAG